In Streptomyces hawaiiensis, one genomic interval encodes:
- a CDS encoding FHA domain-containing protein FhaB/FipA: MSELTLTVMRLGFLAVLWLFVIVAVQVIRSDLFGTRVTQRGSRREAGRQQQAAGRQAPPPQRQQSAGGRRGRNAPTKLVVTEGTLTGTTVALQGQTITLGRAHDSTIVLDDDYASSRHARIYPDRDGQWIVEDLGSTNGTYLDRSRLTTPTPIALGAPIRIGKTVIELRK; the protein is encoded by the coding sequence ATGTCAGAGCTGACCCTCACGGTCATGCGGCTGGGTTTCCTGGCCGTACTGTGGCTGTTCGTGATCGTGGCCGTGCAGGTCATCCGCAGCGACCTGTTCGGTACGCGTGTCACACAGCGCGGATCGCGCCGCGAGGCAGGCCGGCAGCAGCAGGCCGCCGGCCGCCAGGCGCCACCGCCGCAGCGCCAGCAGTCCGCCGGCGGCCGACGCGGCCGTAACGCCCCCACCAAGCTCGTCGTGACCGAGGGCACCCTCACCGGAACGACGGTCGCGCTCCAGGGCCAGACCATCACCCTGGGCCGGGCGCACGACTCGACGATCGTGCTGGACGACGACTACGCCTCCAGCCGCCATGCCAGGATCTACCCGGACCGCGACGGCCAGTGGATCGTCGAGGACCTCGGCTCCACCAACGGCACATACCTGGACCGGTCCCGGCTGACGACTCCCACACCGATTGCGCTGGGCGCGCCGATCCGCATCGGCAAGACCGTCATCGAGCTGCGGAAGTAG
- a CDS encoding FhaA domain-containing protein, with protein MGVLKKFEQRLEGLVNGTFAKVFKSEVQPVEIAGALQRECDNNATIWNRDRTVVPNDFIVELSTPDFERLSPYSGQLGDELAGMVRDYAKQQRYTFMGPIKVHLEKADDLDTGLYRVRSRTLASSSSQQGGPGGGAAATAAPQGGRPGGYGPPSSAAPAGAPPMPAAPPPGGRPGGYGYPPAANAQRPPAAPAAGGRTRHWIEINGTRHQISRATLVLGRSTDADVRIDDPGVSRRHCEIRTGTPSTIQDLGSTNGIVVDGQHTTRATLRDGSRIVVGSTTIIYRQAEG; from the coding sequence ATGGGAGTCCTGAAGAAATTCGAGCAGCGTCTCGAAGGTCTGGTCAACGGCACCTTCGCCAAGGTGTTCAAGTCCGAGGTCCAGCCCGTGGAGATCGCGGGAGCTCTCCAGCGCGAGTGCGACAACAACGCCACCATCTGGAACCGCGACCGGACGGTCGTGCCCAACGACTTCATCGTCGAGCTGAGCACGCCGGACTTCGAACGGCTCAGCCCCTACTCCGGCCAGCTCGGCGACGAGCTCGCCGGCATGGTGCGCGACTACGCCAAGCAGCAGCGCTACACCTTCATGGGCCCGATCAAGGTGCACCTGGAGAAGGCGGACGACCTCGACACCGGCCTGTACCGGGTACGCAGCCGTACGCTCGCCTCCTCCAGCAGCCAGCAGGGCGGCCCGGGAGGCGGCGCCGCCGCCACCGCCGCCCCGCAGGGCGGACGCCCCGGTGGCTACGGCCCCCCGTCGTCCGCCGCGCCCGCCGGCGCCCCGCCCATGCCGGCCGCGCCGCCGCCCGGCGGCCGCCCCGGCGGATACGGCTACCCGCCCGCCGCGAACGCCCAGCGGCCCCCGGCCGCCCCGGCCGCCGGCGGACGCACCCGCCACTGGATCGAGATCAACGGCACCCGCCACCAGATCTCCCGCGCGACGCTGGTGCTGGGCCGCAGCACCGACGCCGATGTGCGGATCGACGACCCCGGCGTCTCCCGCCGGCACTGCGAGATCCGGACCGGAACGCCCTCGACGATCCAGGATCTCGGATCCACCAACGGCATCGTGGTGGACGGACAGCACACCACCCGCGCTACGCTCCGCGACGGCTCGCGGATCGTCGTGGGCAGCACCACCATCATTTACCGGCAAGCCGAAGGGTGA
- a CDS encoding ScbR family autoregulator-binding transcription factor, with amino-acid sequence MTKQDRAVRTRLALIRSAAAQFEARGYVRASLAEISAGAGVSSGALHFHFANKAAVAEAVEDAAARALRAAAVRSHGGDGCALQRLVDVTHHVARMLCADGVVRAGLRLNVEGAAGRVRDLRREWRECVQGLLSEAERRGELAAGVTSQRTGAVVLAATTGIEVLAREDHGWLARPSLTDLWRLLLPCLAAPCLAGALDPAGSEAVGKEPAGSEPAGSEPVAPDVAAEAVGAGLALR; translated from the coding sequence GTGACCAAACAGGACCGGGCCGTCCGGACCCGTCTCGCGCTGATCCGGTCGGCGGCCGCACAGTTCGAGGCCCGCGGGTACGTCCGGGCCAGCCTGGCGGAGATCAGCGCGGGAGCCGGCGTCAGCTCCGGCGCGCTGCACTTCCACTTCGCCAACAAGGCCGCCGTCGCCGAAGCCGTCGAGGACGCTGCCGCCCGTGCCCTGCGCGCGGCAGCGGTCCGCAGCCACGGCGGTGACGGCTGCGCCCTGCAACGCCTCGTGGACGTCACGCACCACGTCGCCCGGATGCTGTGCGCCGACGGCGTGGTGCGGGCGGGGCTGCGGCTGAACGTGGAGGGGGCCGCGGGGCGGGTGCGGGACCTGCGCCGGGAATGGCGGGAGTGCGTGCAGGGGCTGCTGTCCGAGGCGGAGCGCAGGGGCGAACTCGCCGCCGGTGTGACGTCGCAGCGCACCGGTGCCGTCGTCCTCGCCGCCACGACCGGCATCGAGGTGCTGGCGCGGGAGGACCACGGCTGGCTCGCCCGGCCCTCGCTGACCGATCTGTGGCGGCTGCTGCTGCCGTGTCTGGCGGCGCCGTGTCTGGCCGGGGCGCTGGATCCGGCGGGGAGTGAAGCGGTCGGGAAAGAACCGGCGGGGAGTGAACCGGCGGGGAGCGAACCGGTCGCCCCGGACGTGGCGGCGGAGGCGGTCGGGGCGGGTCTCGCGCTGCGGTAG
- a CDS encoding cytochrome P450 family protein — protein sequence MAQQACPFLSIDPSGQDLYGEISRIRAQGAAVEVELPGGVRAWWITGLELNKRLLAGPETSKDAYQHWPAWINGDISRTWPLAIWVSVRNMVTAYGSDHSRLRKPMAAAFTKRRVDAVLPRVQEIVDRALDALERIPEGEVVDLRAAFAAPIPHEVVCELFGVPPGEDGPRAALYRIINRFFDTAISLEDAQANAVDLYGTLTAFLQHKRGHPADDLTTALIAARDEGSLSEQELMDNLILLLTAGFETTVNLIDNTVHSLLAHPDQLDLVRSGRVTWEDALEESLRFEAPGAMSGLRYAVEDIEIEPGLTIPKGDPLVVSFAGAGRDPERHGPDAERFDVTRATSRDHVSFGHGVHHCLGRPLAMAEATVALTSLFARFPRLALADPSHPPKRLRSIISTGHEELPVLLHGREPGPRPQEAEAIRKPSGPGGTRGTRAPRG from the coding sequence ATGGCACAGCAGGCCTGCCCCTTCCTGTCGATCGACCCGTCCGGTCAGGATCTCTACGGCGAGATATCCCGGATCCGTGCCCAGGGCGCGGCGGTGGAGGTCGAACTGCCCGGCGGCGTACGGGCGTGGTGGATCACCGGACTGGAGCTGAACAAGCGGCTCCTGGCCGGACCCGAGACGAGTAAGGACGCCTACCAGCACTGGCCGGCCTGGATCAACGGGGACATCTCCCGCACCTGGCCGCTCGCCATCTGGGTCTCGGTGCGCAACATGGTCACCGCGTACGGCTCCGACCACAGCCGGCTGCGCAAACCGATGGCGGCCGCCTTCACCAAACGCCGCGTCGACGCGGTGCTGCCGCGCGTCCAGGAGATCGTCGACCGGGCGCTGGACGCCCTGGAGCGGATCCCGGAGGGCGAAGTCGTCGATCTACGCGCGGCGTTCGCGGCGCCCATCCCGCACGAGGTGGTGTGCGAGCTCTTCGGCGTACCGCCCGGCGAGGACGGCCCCCGCGCGGCCCTCTACCGCATCATCAACCGCTTCTTCGACACGGCGATCTCCCTGGAGGACGCCCAGGCCAACGCCGTCGACCTCTACGGCACGCTGACCGCGTTCCTCCAGCACAAGCGCGGGCACCCGGCCGACGACCTGACGACGGCGCTCATCGCCGCACGCGACGAAGGCAGCCTCAGCGAACAGGAGCTGATGGACAACCTGATCCTGCTGCTCACCGCCGGATTCGAGACGACCGTCAACCTCATCGACAACACCGTGCACAGCCTGCTCGCCCACCCCGACCAGCTCGACCTCGTCCGCTCCGGGCGGGTGACCTGGGAGGACGCCCTGGAGGAGTCGCTGCGCTTCGAGGCGCCTGGCGCCATGTCGGGCCTGCGCTACGCCGTCGAGGACATCGAGATCGAGCCGGGCCTGACCATCCCCAAGGGCGACCCGCTCGTGGTCTCCTTCGCCGGTGCCGGGCGCGACCCCGAGCGGCACGGGCCGGACGCCGAACGGTTCGACGTCACGCGCGCCACCAGCCGCGACCACGTGTCCTTCGGCCACGGCGTGCACCACTGCCTGGGCCGGCCCCTGGCCATGGCCGAGGCGACCGTGGCCCTGACCTCGCTGTTCGCGCGCTTCCCGCGGCTGGCCCTGGCCGATCCGTCGCACCCGCCGAAACGGCTGCGGTCGATCATCTCCACCGGCCACGAGGAGCTGCCGGTGCTGCTGCACGGCCGGGAACCGGGCCCGCGCCCGCAGGAGGCGGAGGCGATCAGGAAACCCTCCGGCCCTGGAGGAACGCGCGGTACCAGGGCGCCGCGCGGCTGA
- a CDS encoding NAD-dependent epimerase/dehydratase family protein, with protein sequence MTVKVLITGASGFVGSRVAARAQRQPGAHVRLLSRHAPHGPEYVHGDLCAPPSLRGVCADTDVLVHCATRVGGDAETVRAVNDHGTRALVEEAVRAGVRRIVYVGTAAVLGRGPFRGVRPGEAPIAPASPTSRTRAAAERYVLDAGGLVLRPHLVYGEGDRWVIPGLVWLMKELSATLTGCEALQSMIDVDTLGRAVVAAALSPASGGGVHHVDHPEPVAVKDLLAAVCRELEEPGGGAAVDVATALDRAAGSPLALHHLGMLTVDHWFVDDAFWKEFDCSPGEGFAAAFSRAAPWYRAFLQGRRVS encoded by the coding sequence GTGACGGTCAAGGTTCTGATCACGGGCGCGAGCGGCTTCGTCGGCAGCCGGGTCGCCGCCAGGGCACAACGGCAACCGGGTGCCCATGTACGCCTGTTGTCCCGGCACGCGCCGCACGGCCCCGAGTACGTCCACGGCGACCTCTGCGCGCCGCCCTCGCTGCGTGGCGTCTGCGCCGACACCGACGTCCTGGTGCACTGCGCCACGCGGGTCGGCGGCGACGCCGAGACCGTCCGGGCGGTCAACGACCACGGCACCCGGGCGCTGGTCGAGGAGGCCGTGCGCGCCGGAGTGCGCCGGATCGTGTACGTCGGTACGGCCGCCGTTCTCGGCCGGGGCCCCTTCCGCGGCGTACGCCCCGGGGAGGCGCCGATCGCACCCGCGTCACCCACCAGCCGCACCCGGGCCGCCGCCGAACGGTACGTCCTCGACGCGGGCGGCCTGGTGCTGCGCCCGCACCTCGTGTACGGCGAGGGCGACCGCTGGGTGATCCCCGGACTGGTGTGGCTGATGAAGGAGCTGTCGGCCACCCTGACCGGCTGCGAGGCGCTCCAGTCGATGATCGACGTCGACACCCTGGGCCGTGCGGTGGTGGCCGCCGCGCTCTCCCCGGCGTCCGGCGGCGGTGTGCACCACGTCGACCACCCCGAGCCGGTGGCGGTCAAGGACCTGCTGGCGGCCGTGTGCCGGGAGTTGGAGGAGCCCGGCGGCGGTGCGGCCGTGGACGTCGCCACCGCCCTCGACCGGGCCGCCGGGTCACCGCTCGCCCTCCACCATCTCGGCATGCTCACGGTCGACCACTGGTTCGTGGACGACGCGTTCTGGAAGGAATTCGACTGCTCGCCCGGCGAGGGGTTCGCGGCCGCGTTCAGCCGCGCGGCGCCCTGGTACCGCGCGTTCCTCCAGGGCCGGAGGGTTTCCTGA
- a CDS encoding ScbA/BarX family gamma-butyrolactone biosynthesis protein translates to MPQETAPARPAAAEPAPSATTADEPALPAATLTDETETAPPAALTPAAAAAAESTAPSPPSPVTERPAPRSHTVVTKELAHRTAETDVFPARWTRISDTRFRFTAHWPAAHPFFGPVDDRHQDPMIVGETLRQASMALAHAEFGAPADTHFVMWDLTVRVDPAALLLADAAEPVEFDVVCSEVRRRGRGLHSMRTTMEFRRAGRLVARGTGSTGCTSPRAYRRLRAGKLNALDTPVPLLAGIAPQTAGRARAEDVVLAPADRPGVWNLRVDTGHPVLFPRPNDHVPGMVLFEAARQAATAASGLHPFLPGRMTAEFARYAELHSPCRIETEVLEDHPGEVTVRVSGRQDGALVFTAGLTSARPARVRSLS, encoded by the coding sequence GTGCCCCAAGAGACCGCTCCGGCGAGACCAGCCGCCGCGGAACCCGCGCCGTCGGCGACCACCGCCGACGAACCCGCGCTGCCCGCGGCCACCCTCACGGACGAAACCGAAACGGCGCCGCCCGCCGCCCTCACCCCCGCAGCCGCAGCCGCAGCCGAGTCCACGGCACCCTCGCCACCCTCCCCCGTCACCGAGCGCCCCGCCCCCCGCTCCCACACCGTCGTCACCAAGGAACTCGCCCATCGCACCGCCGAGACGGACGTCTTCCCCGCCCGGTGGACCCGAATCTCCGACACCCGTTTCCGGTTCACCGCGCACTGGCCGGCCGCCCACCCCTTCTTCGGCCCGGTGGACGACCGCCACCAGGACCCGATGATCGTGGGCGAAACGTTGCGGCAGGCCTCGATGGCGCTGGCGCACGCCGAGTTCGGCGCCCCGGCCGACACCCACTTCGTCATGTGGGACCTGACGGTCCGCGTCGACCCGGCCGCGCTGCTGTTGGCGGACGCCGCCGAGCCGGTCGAGTTCGACGTCGTGTGCTCCGAGGTCCGCCGCCGCGGCCGCGGGCTGCACAGCATGCGGACCACGATGGAGTTCCGCCGCGCGGGACGGCTCGTCGCCCGCGGCACCGGCAGCACCGGCTGCACCTCCCCGCGCGCCTACCGCCGCCTGCGGGCGGGGAAGTTGAACGCCCTGGACACGCCCGTCCCGCTCCTGGCGGGCATCGCGCCGCAGACCGCGGGACGGGCCCGCGCCGAGGACGTCGTCCTCGCCCCCGCCGACCGCCCCGGCGTCTGGAACCTGCGCGTCGACACGGGCCACCCGGTCCTCTTCCCGCGGCCCAACGACCACGTCCCCGGCATGGTCCTGTTCGAGGCGGCCCGCCAGGCCGCGACCGCCGCGTCCGGCCTGCACCCCTTCCTGCCCGGCAGGATGACGGCCGAGTTCGCCCGGTACGCCGAGCTGCACAGCCCGTGCCGGATCGAGACCGAGGTCCTCGAAGACCACCCCGGGGAGGTGACCGTACGGGTGTCGGGGCGGCAGGACGGCGCGTTGGTCTTCACCGCCGGCCTGACCTCCGCCCGGCCGGCGCGGGTACGGTCCCTGTCGTGA
- a CDS encoding ScbR family autoregulator-binding transcription factor, whose amino-acid sequence MARQERAIRTRRTILEAAAAVFDERGYTSATIGEILDRAGVTKGALYFHFGSKEELAVGVFEEQLALALPPQSSRLQELVDSGLVMARRLRYEPLVRASVGLALDQGAMDLDRTPAFRMWIDQNTQVLTEAKTRGELLQHVDVAETAELLVGSFSGVQLLSQLRCQRQDLERRVVVLFEHFLPSITVPAVLARLDISVARAERVLAQARTQEEAAAPAQASVPSGA is encoded by the coding sequence ATGGCGCGACAGGAGCGCGCGATCCGCACCCGGCGGACCATCCTGGAGGCGGCGGCGGCCGTCTTCGACGAACGCGGCTACACCTCGGCGACCATCGGCGAGATCCTGGACCGGGCCGGCGTCACCAAGGGCGCGCTGTACTTCCACTTCGGCTCCAAAGAGGAGCTGGCGGTGGGGGTGTTCGAGGAGCAGCTCGCGCTCGCGCTCCCGCCGCAGTCCAGCAGGCTCCAGGAACTCGTCGACTCCGGTCTGGTGATGGCCCGCCGGCTGCGGTACGAACCGCTGGTGCGGGCCAGTGTGGGCCTCGCCCTCGACCAGGGGGCCATGGACCTCGACCGCACCCCGGCCTTCCGGATGTGGATCGACCAGAACACGCAGGTGCTGACCGAGGCGAAGACGCGCGGCGAGCTGTTGCAGCACGTGGACGTGGCGGAGACGGCGGAGCTGCTGGTCGGCAGCTTCTCCGGGGTGCAGCTGCTGTCCCAGCTGCGCTGCCAGCGGCAGGACCTGGAGCGCCGGGTCGTCGTGCTGTTCGAGCACTTCCTGCCCAGCATCACCGTGCCGGCGGTACTGGCCCGGCTCGACATCTCGGTGGCCCGGGCCGAGCGGGTGCTGGCGCAGGCGCGGACGCAGGAGGAAGCGGCGGCGCCGGCGCAGGCCTCCGTGCCCTCGGGGGCGTAG
- a CDS encoding DUF2252 domain-containing protein codes for MTRAGAQDEGGARARDGAPRRLPRVRGFAEWPAEGSPKDEGKALRKQIPRSAHATLDLDASRPDAVSAVEESGRGRLPELAPIRVGRMAATPFAFLRGSAGLMAYDLARTPMTRIRAQLCGDAHAANFGLYGDARGGLVIDLNDFDETVLGPWEWDLKRLAASLVLAGRVAGADEDQCRKAAYDAAGAYRRTMRLLAGLPVLDAWNAIADEELVSHTDAHDLLGTLERVSEKARHNTSGRFAAKSTEATEDGGRRFVDAPPVLRRVPDAEAAAVAASLEEYVGTLQEDRLPLLARHAVQDVAFRVVGTGSVGTRSYVVLLLDHRGEPLVLQVKEARASALVPHLVTAGFEAPQAGHEGRRVVMGQKRMQVVSDNLLGWTTVDGFPFQVRQFRNRKGSVDPAALAADQMDDYGRMTGALLARAHAHSADPRLIAGYCGKSDELDEAMVAFAVAYADRTEADHAELVAGVKAGKVAAEMGV; via the coding sequence ATGACCAGGGCAGGAGCTCAGGACGAGGGCGGAGCCAGGGCGAGGGACGGGGCGCCGCGCAGGCTGCCCAGGGTGCGGGGCTTCGCCGAGTGGCCGGCCGAGGGCTCGCCCAAGGACGAGGGCAAGGCCCTGCGCAAGCAGATCCCGCGCAGCGCGCACGCCACGCTCGACCTGGACGCGTCGCGGCCCGACGCGGTGAGCGCCGTCGAGGAGTCGGGCCGCGGGCGGCTGCCCGAGCTGGCCCCGATCCGGGTCGGCCGCATGGCCGCCACCCCGTTCGCGTTCCTGCGCGGCTCGGCGGGCCTCATGGCGTACGACCTGGCGCGCACGCCCATGACCAGGATCCGGGCCCAGCTCTGCGGCGACGCCCACGCGGCCAATTTCGGCCTGTACGGCGACGCCCGCGGCGGCCTGGTCATCGACCTGAACGACTTCGACGAAACGGTGCTCGGCCCCTGGGAGTGGGACCTCAAGCGCCTCGCGGCCTCCCTGGTGCTCGCGGGCCGGGTGGCGGGCGCCGACGAGGACCAGTGCCGCAAGGCGGCCTACGACGCGGCGGGCGCCTACCGCAGGACCATGCGGCTGCTGGCCGGACTCCCGGTGCTGGACGCGTGGAACGCCATCGCGGACGAGGAGCTCGTCTCCCACACGGACGCCCACGATCTGCTCGGCACGCTGGAGCGGGTCTCCGAGAAGGCCCGCCACAACACCAGCGGCCGCTTCGCGGCCAAGTCGACCGAGGCCACCGAGGACGGCGGGCGCCGCTTCGTCGACGCCCCGCCGGTGCTGCGGAGGGTCCCCGACGCGGAGGCCGCGGCGGTGGCCGCGTCCCTGGAGGAGTACGTCGGCACCCTGCAGGAGGACCGCCTGCCGCTCCTCGCCCGGCATGCGGTGCAGGACGTTGCCTTCCGGGTCGTCGGTACGGGCAGTGTCGGCACCCGGTCCTACGTCGTGCTGCTCCTGGACCACCGGGGCGAGCCGCTGGTGCTCCAGGTGAAGGAGGCGCGGGCGTCGGCGCTGGTACCGCATCTGGTGACGGCCGGTTTCGAGGCACCGCAGGCCGGTCACGAGGGCCGGCGCGTCGTGATGGGCCAGAAGCGGATGCAGGTGGTGAGCGACAACCTGCTGGGCTGGACGACGGTCGACGGCTTCCCCTTCCAGGTCCGCCAGTTCCGCAACCGCAAGGGCAGCGTCGATCCGGCCGCCCTGGCCGCCGACCAGATGGACGACTACGGCCGCATGACCGGTGCGCTCCTGGCCCGCGCGCACGCGCACAGCGCCGACCCGCGGCTCATCGCCGGGTACTGCGGGAAGAGCGATGAGCTGGACGAGGCGATGGTGGCTTTCGCCGTGGCCTATGCGGACCGGACCGAGGCGGATCACGCGGAGCTGGTGGCGGGGGTGAAGGCGGGGAAGGTCGCGGCGGAGATGGGGGTGTAG
- a CDS encoding rhodanese-like domain-containing protein produces MPTVAVADLKDGDFLLDVREDDEWKAGHADGALHIPISEFVARYGELTEASPQDGRVHVICRSGGRSAQVTMYLAQQGIDAVNVDGGMQVWEAAGRPVVTDDGQQGFVL; encoded by the coding sequence GTGCCCACGGTCGCGGTCGCGGACCTCAAGGACGGCGACTTCCTGCTGGACGTCCGGGAGGACGACGAGTGGAAGGCCGGTCACGCCGACGGGGCGTTGCACATCCCCATCAGCGAGTTCGTCGCCCGGTACGGCGAATTGACCGAGGCCTCCCCGCAGGACGGCCGGGTCCATGTGATCTGCCGTTCGGGCGGCCGGTCCGCCCAGGTCACGATGTACCTGGCCCAGCAGGGCATCGACGCCGTGAACGTCGACGGTGGCATGCAGGTGTGGGAGGCGGCGGGCCGTCCGGTCGTGACGGACGACGGGCAGCAGGGGTTCGTCCTCTAG
- a CDS encoding acyl-CoA dehydrogenase family protein has translation MDFTFTEEQQAAAEAARGVFAGVVPDAVPSPALTPGAVAETYDRALWARLAEADLLSLLLDARYGGSGLDAVALCLVLRESAGVLARVPLLENSAAAAAVQAYGGQEAKADLLARAGRGETVLTVAAHGRTGHDPAEQAVTARQDGGTWVLDGVQTAVPWAYDADVTLVPAHTGTGRTLLALVPRGHEGVVLAEQFSTSGERLGELRLESARLAARDVIDTGGAWEWLRDLLATGTCALALGLGERVLRMTGEYTGKREQFGFPIATFQAVAVQAADRYIDLRAMEATLWQAAWRIASGAPGPLPAAGDVAVAKIWAAEGVRRVVQTAQHLHGGFGADVDYPLHRYHAWAKHLELSLGPAAAHEEALGDLLAAHPLA, from the coding sequence GTGGACTTCACCTTCACCGAGGAGCAGCAGGCGGCGGCCGAGGCGGCGAGGGGCGTGTTCGCCGGGGTCGTGCCCGACGCCGTGCCCAGCCCGGCCCTCACCCCGGGCGCCGTCGCCGAGACGTACGACCGCGCCCTGTGGGCCAGGCTCGCCGAAGCGGACCTGCTGAGCCTGCTGCTCGACGCCCGGTACGGCGGGTCCGGCCTGGACGCCGTCGCGCTGTGCCTGGTCCTGCGGGAGTCGGCGGGGGTGCTGGCCAGGGTGCCCCTGCTGGAGAACAGCGCCGCGGCTGCGGCCGTCCAGGCCTACGGCGGGCAAGAGGCGAAGGCGGATCTGCTCGCCCGGGCCGGCCGGGGCGAGACCGTCCTGACCGTCGCCGCACACGGCCGCACCGGCCACGACCCGGCCGAGCAGGCCGTGACCGCCCGGCAGGACGGCGGGACCTGGGTGCTGGACGGGGTGCAGACTGCGGTGCCGTGGGCCTACGACGCGGACGTCACGCTCGTCCCCGCGCACACCGGCACCGGCCGGACCCTACTGGCCCTGGTGCCGCGCGGGCACGAGGGCGTCGTCCTCGCCGAGCAGTTCTCCACCAGCGGCGAGCGACTCGGCGAGCTGCGGCTGGAGTCGGCCCGGCTCGCCGCCCGGGACGTGATCGACACCGGCGGGGCGTGGGAGTGGCTGCGGGATCTGCTGGCCACCGGGACGTGCGCGCTGGCGCTCGGGCTCGGCGAGCGTGTGTTGAGGATGACCGGGGAGTACACGGGCAAGCGGGAGCAGTTCGGGTTCCCGATCGCGACCTTCCAGGCCGTCGCCGTGCAGGCCGCCGACCGCTACATCGACCTGCGCGCGATGGAGGCCACCCTGTGGCAGGCCGCCTGGCGGATCGCCTCCGGGGCTCCCGGCCCGCTGCCCGCCGCCGGTGACGTGGCCGTCGCCAAGATCTGGGCGGCGGAGGGTGTCCGCCGGGTCGTGCAGACCGCACAGCACTTGCACGGCGGGTTCGGCGCCGACGTGGACTACCCCCTGCACCGCTACCACGCCTGGGCCAAGCACCTGGAACTGTCGCTCGGCCCCGCCGCGGCACACGAAGAGGCCCTGGGCGACCTGCTGGCGGCCCACCCGCTGGCCTGA
- a CDS encoding DUF5819 family protein, producing MDAYDEGSNARHGPDAPSRPAPPPEQGAPADAAEPYPLGELRTGVAALSPRYQIVVALALAVVAIGVCVHLGMTFLHVAPANTVTKTHGEAVDDWIYPEFEQNWKLFAPNPLQQNISIQVRAGVRGPDGMTLTTGWYDLSAEDGRAIDGNLLPSHTQQNELRRAWDFFVATHDSENRPVGLRGSLSESYLRRIMVLRLDRDDAVRAATGGAGVIERVQVRSRTSNVPPPPWSREKVSTTPSYRELPWWKVSRDEAGGGVR from the coding sequence ATGGACGCGTACGACGAGGGCTCGAACGCCCGGCACGGCCCGGACGCGCCGAGCCGCCCGGCCCCGCCCCCGGAGCAGGGCGCACCGGCGGACGCCGCCGAGCCGTACCCGCTCGGTGAACTCCGTACCGGCGTGGCCGCGCTCTCACCGCGCTACCAGATCGTGGTCGCCCTGGCGCTCGCGGTCGTCGCCATCGGGGTGTGTGTGCATCTGGGGATGACGTTCCTGCACGTCGCACCGGCGAACACGGTCACCAAGACGCACGGCGAGGCCGTGGACGACTGGATCTATCCGGAGTTCGAGCAGAACTGGAAGCTCTTCGCGCCGAACCCGCTCCAGCAGAACATCTCGATCCAGGTCCGCGCCGGGGTGCGCGGGCCGGACGGGATGACGCTGACCACCGGCTGGTACGACCTGTCCGCCGAGGACGGCAGGGCCATCGACGGCAACCTGCTGCCCAGCCATACCCAGCAGAACGAGCTGCGCCGGGCCTGGGACTTCTTCGTCGCGACGCACGACAGCGAGAACCGCCCGGTGGGCCTGCGCGGCTCGCTCTCGGAGTCGTATCTGCGCCGGATCATGGTGCTGCGCCTCGACCGCGACGACGCGGTGCGGGCGGCGACCGGGGGCGCCGGTGTCATCGAGCGGGTGCAGGTGCGCTCCCGGACCAGCAATGTGCCGCCGCCCCCCTGGAGCCGGGAGAAGGTCTCCACGACGCCGTCCTACCGGGAGCTGCCGTGGTGGAAGGTCTCGCGGGACGAGGCCGGGGGAGGCGTGCGGTGA